The sequence TTCTCAGCATAAACCAAGCCAATACCCCCCGCCCCCACAAAACCTAAGACCGCTGCCGAACGGGTATTAGATTCAATTTGATAAAGACTTAACGCCAGAAATGTTGGAAAGGACTGAGTAAATATGCCAAAACGATGTTTTTGTAGTGCGTTCGCTCCCATAGCCGTCAGGCCACGATTGGGCGATTTATCCACAGCTTCATGCCCTTCAGCATAGAGTTTACCCAGTAATCCCATATCTTGCATGATAATCGCCAGCACCCCAGCCAGTGGCCCCATGCCCACGGCACGGACAAAAATCAACCCCCAAATGGCCATATCAATGCCCCGGAAGATATCTAAAAAGCGACGAATCATAAAGGAAATAATACGCAAACCCGGTGTCGACATGACATTCCGCGCAGCCAAAAATGATAAGGGCAAAGCGATCAATGTCGCCGTGAGTGTCCCGGCAAAAACAATAGCTAAGGTGATAAATATCTGACTGAAATAATATTTAAATGGCCAGTTAATAAAATCATGCCAAACAAACATTCGTAAAAAATAGCGGCTTATTTGCTGACTTCCATGAGTCAATGTCTGCCAAGGAATACCAAAAACCTTGAAGAAAAAAATGTAATACAAAAAGATCCCCACAGCAATAGCTGCAACCAGTCTAACATAACGTTTTTGCTGTAAAAAAAGCTGCGGATGTTGCTGTTTGAGCGCTGATATCTGCTCCGTTGTCAGCTGATAAGTCAACATTATTATGCTCCTTCTACCACTCGCTTACGTAATTTACCGGATGTGTAATCCAACAATGAAACCACAATGATAATTAGCAATAGCGTCATGCTCACTTGGTCATAACGATCCAGTTTTATCGAGGTCATCAGCTCTTGTCCTATTCCTCCAGCCCCCACCAAACCTAAAATTGTTGATTGGCGGAAGTTGATCTCCAGACGCATAAAACTATAAGAGAGGAAAATTGGTTTTACCTGTGGCCAGAGAGCAAAACGCATTCGTTGCAATTTACCAGCACCACAAGCTGCCAAGCCGCGAACAGGTTTATCTGATGCTGTTTCCAGCGACTCATAAAATAGCTTGGTCAGGCTGCCAATGGTGTGCAATGCAAGTGCTAGAAAACCAGGGATCGCGCCAATACCAAAGGCCATTACAAACATCACCGCCCAAGCTAATTCAGGCATGGTACGCAAAAATGCAACAAAAGTTCGAATAAATAAGCGTAACCAAGGTGGGCTTTGCGTATTATTCGCGGCCAAAAAGGCGAGGATAGTGGCAACTATTACGGATAAAATAGTTGATGCCACCGCCAATTGTAGTGTTTCCCAAATCAGCGGTAACTGAATAGGAAGCCGATAGCCCCAATAAGCAAAAGAGCCTTCTGTACGACCGTCCGCAAATAAACTTTGCCAATGGAGTACGGGTATGGTCTCAGCCAAATAATCAAAGAAATTTGGAATGGAAATAAAAACAGTATGCAAATTAAACTCAGCAATACTTCCCGCGCCAAGATAGATAATTGCCAATGTTAATGACCAAATCAACGTTTCACGTTTCTGTTTACCGCGTATCTGCTGATAGTAGTGGTTAAAGTCTGTATTCAAAATTAGCTACCACCTAAGAGCAATAACCCCAGCTAAGCCAGAGCTATACCCTACTGACTTGAGCTGACAGGAGATTAGCGGCCCACACTCACCCGACTCGCTTACAGATATAAGTGAGTCGGGATTTATCTGTTTGCTGCCTACAACTCCAAGTCCCTTGGGGATATATTATTTATCCGCCGGATCGGCTTAACGATCGCCTTTGGTTAATTCACGCTTCATATCAATGATATTTTGATACTCGCTAAGTGATGTTTCACCAATATGCTGTTTACCGCCCATCGCTTTAATAAAGCAACCGTGATCTTCTTTGTCCAACTTTTTAACCGCTGCAACTAATTGCGCTTTAAATTCAGCTGGCAATGCACTGCGAACTAAAATCGGGCCATTAGGAATCAATGGAGATTGCCAGATGATGCGGATCTGTTTCATTAAATCAGGGTGGCCCATGCGGATCATGCGAGTAAATGCTCCGCTGGTATAACCGGTATTATAATCACCGATCATTGAGGCCCAAGTCACCGCACCGGCAAACTGACCATTAATAACCCCGAGAATATCTTGCTCATGACCACCAGAAAAAGTCACACTAGAGAAGAAATCGTTATATTTATTATCTGCCGTCCCACCAAATTTCTGCTTAAAACTTTGGTTAGGGATCAGGAAACCTGACGTTGAATCAGGATCAGCAAAACCAAATGCTTTGCCTTTCAAGTCTTCAATTTTCTGATAAGGGCTATCTGCTTTTACCACGACAACTGAATGATAGCCGCGCGATTTATCTGTATCATCGATTGCAATGCCAACAATATCAACAGCTTTAGGATCTTTAATATAAACAGAGGCAAAAGATGAGGGGGACATACTTAATACCAGGTCAATCTTTCCACCCAATAGACCTTGGATAACACCAGAATAATCAGATGCATTGTGCAAATTCGTTTTTACACTTAATTCTTTATCCAAGAACTCTTTGACGCACATGTTATCGCCAATTTGCTGTGTCGCATTCTGCCCGCCAAGAATACCCAGATTAATCTCTTTCGGTGCATCCGCTGCTGTAGCATTAAATACCATCATGCTTGCCAATAATGAGGTAAGACAAAATACTTTTTTCATTAAAATAACCTATTATGATAAAGGGATAAGTAGGGATTAATGCAAAAGATCAGTTGATTCATCGCTATAAATATCTTGAATAATGGTGTCATTCAGTAGTGCCGGAGGCCCGTCAAAAACAACTCTTCCATGTGCTATACCAATAACGCGGGTACAATAGTCCTTAACTAAATCAACAGAGTGCAAATTCACGACCACTGCAATATCGTTTTCACTTATTTTCTGTAATGTATTCATAATACGTGTTGTGTTCTTTGGGTCCAAAGAAGCAACGGGTTCGTCGGCCAATAATATTTTGGGGTTCTGCATCATGGCACGACAAATAGCAACTCGCTGCATTTGGCCACCAGAGAGATTCTCGGCACGCTGTAGAGCATGGGGCAACATATTAAGCCATTGTAATAACTCGATTGCTCTGGCTCGATCTTGCTCAGCGAATATTTTGAAGAATGATTTTAGTGTTGAGGTATAGCTGAGGCGGCCTAATAAGACATTGGTAATAACATCAAGACGGGGGACCAGACAAAAGTCCTGAAAAATCATACCGCATTTGGCACGCCATTTGCGCATCTGCTTTGCTGTGAGTGCTGCAATATTTTGCATATCGCCATTGTCATGATAATTAATAATTTCACCAGCACTGCTAGGGATCGTGCCATTTAACACATGCAGCAATGTGGATTTACCGGCACCTGAACGGCCAATAATTGCGACAAATTCACCAGCATGAAGTTCGAAATTAATATCATCTAAAACGCGATGCTGTGATTTGTATGCTTTAACTAATCCTTTAACGGCAAGTACCTTCTTACGCGGTTCTTGCACCGTAGCCGGATAATCAGCCACAGTGAATTTACGCAATGCCTGGCCCATATCATGTCTCTCAGATTGCCTGTAGTCATGAGCCATTAACGTATATTTTTATTGCATATCGATGATAGTTTTATGAGAGAAAGGTGACAAAAAAATAGCCACCTTTCATATCTTTTTAAGCGCATAGATTGTAGTGAGTAATGATTATTTTATGTCATTATCACAAATCTCTTTGGCGGGGCTAACTTCTTAACTTTCGGTAGACAAATAGCACGACCAACGAACCGATAACTGCAACCACAAAGCTACCAAGGTTAAATCCATCAACTCGCCCCATACCAAAGAAGGTGCTGATATAGCCCCCGACCAAAGCCCCGACCACACCGAGAATGATGGTCATAATAAAGCCACCGCCATCCTCCCCGGGCATAATCCATTTAGCCAAAATACCGGCAATAAGACCAAAAATAATCCAAGATAGTATGCCCATAAGCACCTCCATAAAATTAATTTTCGCTGACAGCTGATTTAGCGACTCTGTAAATAATCCGTCGTTCACGTCTTGCTTTTGGCCTTAAGCATAAGATCTCAAACAAACATGACAAACTCACTATTACAAGCTTAAACAGCTATCATCATTATTAAGTTAAGACCCGAATAACAAAATCTGCAAATCAGATCAGCATGTTCAGCACAAATCAAATAACTGGCTGACGCGGTATGACAATCTGGTTAACACCCTGTTGTTGTAACTTTTTCAACAAATCAATCCCCCCATTTGGCATGCTATGAGCGAACTCCCTTTCACTAGTAAAGATGGGGCTGGCCCAATATATATT comes from Yersinia bercovieri ATCC 43970 and encodes:
- the phnE gene encoding phosphonate ABC transporter, permease protein PhnE, with protein sequence MLTYQLTTEQISALKQQHPQLFLQQKRYVRLVAAIAVGIFLYYIFFFKVFGIPWQTLTHGSQQISRYFLRMFVWHDFINWPFKYYFSQIFITLAIVFAGTLTATLIALPLSFLAARNVMSTPGLRIISFMIRRFLDIFRGIDMAIWGLIFVRAVGMGPLAGVLAIIMQDMGLLGKLYAEGHEAVDKSPNRGLTAMGANALQKHRFGIFTQSFPTFLALSLYQIESNTRSAAVLGFVGAGGIGLVYAENMRLWNWDVVMFITLIMVVIVMIMDKISAILRRKYIIGDDISLYQPVNGIKASV
- the phnE gene encoding phosphonate ABC transporter, permease protein PhnE, coding for MNTDFNHYYQQIRGKQKRETLIWSLTLAIIYLGAGSIAEFNLHTVFISIPNFFDYLAETIPVLHWQSLFADGRTEGSFAYWGYRLPIQLPLIWETLQLAVASTILSVIVATILAFLAANNTQSPPWLRLFIRTFVAFLRTMPELAWAVMFVMAFGIGAIPGFLALALHTIGSLTKLFYESLETASDKPVRGLAACGAGKLQRMRFALWPQVKPIFLSYSFMRLEINFRQSTILGLVGAGGIGQELMTSIKLDRYDQVSMTLLLIIIVVSLLDYTSGKLRKRVVEGA
- the phnD gene encoding phosphonate ABC transporter substrate-binding protein, with the translated sequence MKKVFCLTSLLASMMVFNATAADAPKEINLGILGGQNATQQIGDNMCVKEFLDKELSVKTNLHNASDYSGVIQGLLGGKIDLVLSMSPSSFASVYIKDPKAVDIVGIAIDDTDKSRGYHSVVVVKADSPYQKIEDLKGKAFGFADPDSTSGFLIPNQSFKQKFGGTADNKYNDFFSSVTFSGGHEQDILGVINGQFAGAVTWASMIGDYNTGYTSGAFTRMIRMGHPDLMKQIRIIWQSPLIPNGPILVRSALPAEFKAQLVAAVKKLDKEDHGCFIKAMGGKQHIGETSLSEYQNIIDMKRELTKGDR
- the phnC gene encoding phosphonate ABC transporter ATP-binding protein, encoding MGQALRKFTVADYPATVQEPRKKVLAVKGLVKAYKSQHRVLDDINFELHAGEFVAIIGRSGAGKSTLLHVLNGTIPSSAGEIINYHDNGDMQNIAALTAKQMRKWRAKCGMIFQDFCLVPRLDVITNVLLGRLSYTSTLKSFFKIFAEQDRARAIELLQWLNMLPHALQRAENLSGGQMQRVAICRAMMQNPKILLADEPVASLDPKNTTRIMNTLQKISENDIAVVVNLHSVDLVKDYCTRVIGIAHGRVVFDGPPALLNDTIIQDIYSDESTDLLH
- a CDS encoding GlsB/YeaQ/YmgE family stress response membrane protein, whose product is MGILSWIIFGLIAGILAKWIMPGEDGGGFIMTIILGVVGALVGGYISTFFGMGRVDGFNLGSFVVAVIGSLVVLFVYRKLRS